One Thalassoglobus sp. JC818 genomic region harbors:
- a CDS encoding phosphate acyltransferase yields the protein MPLSSFQDLFTAADSLSAPVGVVAAGGADATVIQALEIARRRGWVNPILTGDRLQIQERADAIEVDLEPFVVLDDAADSAVVAVNEVTSGRAAFLMKGQISTPYLMKAVLDKEHGLRTGRTIGQVVLMEIVRDSRCFLMTDTGISIAPNSEQLEDLIRSVVEISRRLGEPKAKVALMAASEKVVTSMPETVVAQELVEKAAQGAFGDCVVQGPLSFDLAYSRDASSKKGIDGEVTGCVDAMVFPNLLSANLTVKGMMYTSDCQFGGILTGTSHPVVFMSRADTVETRLNSIAYALHVCDAGVRSLR from the coding sequence CAGGATCTCTTCACAGCTGCTGATTCTCTGTCAGCCCCTGTCGGAGTTGTCGCAGCTGGTGGTGCAGATGCGACAGTCATTCAAGCACTGGAAATTGCTCGCCGACGCGGATGGGTGAACCCAATTCTGACGGGAGATCGCCTACAGATTCAGGAACGAGCGGATGCAATTGAAGTCGACCTTGAGCCGTTCGTTGTTCTCGATGACGCTGCCGACTCTGCTGTAGTCGCTGTCAACGAAGTCACATCTGGACGGGCTGCGTTTCTGATGAAAGGGCAGATTTCGACTCCGTACCTGATGAAAGCAGTCCTCGATAAAGAGCATGGACTCCGAACCGGACGCACGATCGGTCAGGTTGTACTCATGGAAATTGTCCGGGACAGTCGGTGCTTCTTGATGACAGATACCGGGATTTCGATCGCTCCGAATTCAGAACAGCTTGAAGATTTGATCCGCAGCGTTGTCGAGATCTCTCGCCGACTGGGAGAACCGAAAGCCAAGGTGGCTCTGATGGCTGCCTCGGAAAAGGTTGTTACGTCGATGCCCGAGACGGTGGTCGCTCAGGAACTCGTCGAGAAAGCTGCTCAGGGGGCTTTCGGTGATTGTGTGGTGCAAGGGCCGTTGTCGTTCGATCTGGCTTATTCGAGAGACGCGAGCAGCAAGAAGGGGATCGACGGAGAAGTGACCGGATGTGTCGACGCGATGGTCTTTCCGAATCTCTTGAGTGCCAACCTCACCGTGAAGGGTATGATGTACACGTCGGATTGCCAGTTTGGTGGAATCCTTACTGGGACGTCTCATCCAGTCGTCTTTATGTCGCGAGCGGATACTGTCGAGACACGCTTAAACTCGATTGCATATGCTCTGCATGTTTGTGACGCGGGTGTACGGTCTCTCCGATAG
- the dtd gene encoding D-aminoacyl-tRNA deacylase, translating into MRAVVQRVSSAQVTVIDEEKDTSFVSGQIGSGFVVLVGISSGDTSEDLDYIVNKLVGLRVFEDDDGKMNRSIEEAGGEMLVISQFTLYGDCRKGRRPSFIAAASPETAKPIYETLLKRLESTGIRVASGQFQAQMQVELVNDGPVTLLLDSSKGF; encoded by the coding sequence ATGCGCGCGGTCGTTCAGCGAGTCAGTTCAGCACAGGTCACGGTCATTGACGAAGAGAAGGATACGTCATTTGTGTCTGGCCAAATTGGAAGCGGCTTTGTTGTGCTCGTCGGAATCTCATCAGGAGATACAAGCGAAGATCTTGATTACATCGTCAACAAACTCGTCGGACTGCGAGTCTTTGAAGACGATGACGGGAAGATGAATCGCTCGATCGAGGAAGCAGGTGGCGAGATGCTGGTGATCAGCCAGTTCACACTTTACGGAGATTGCCGAAAAGGCCGTCGCCCGAGCTTTATCGCTGCAGCCTCCCCGGAGACTGCTAAGCCGATTTACGAGACACTTCTAAAGCGGCTTGAAAGCACCGGAATTCGAGTGGCATCCGGACAGTTTCAAGCACAAATGCAAGTTGAACTTGTGAACGATGGACCTGTGACGCTCTTGCTGGACAGCTCGAAAGGGTTTTGA
- a CDS encoding CDGSH iron-sulfur domain-containing protein: MSDQFEPSELPKPAGLAPAKVSLEAGKNYAYCTCGLSSNQPFCDGAHKGTGFAPHKFTAEEDCSMMMCMCKKTGNTPRCDGTHKSLPQDA, translated from the coding sequence ATGTCTGATCAATTCGAACCTTCTGAGCTTCCCAAACCAGCTGGCCTGGCTCCGGCGAAAGTCAGCCTCGAAGCGGGGAAGAACTACGCGTACTGCACGTGTGGCCTCTCATCGAATCAACCTTTCTGTGACGGAGCTCATAAGGGAACTGGATTCGCCCCACACAAGTTCACCGCTGAAGAAGACTGTTCGATGATGATGTGTATGTGCAAGAAAACAGGCAACACGCCACGTTGTGACGGCACACACAAGAGCCTTCCTCAGGACGCTTGA
- a CDS encoding STAS domain-containing protein, protein MSAGQRRIDIEEIGDVTVAKFVDKKILDENNIQLIGNQLFGLVEEDGRKKIVLDFTTVEYLSSAALGKLITMDKKVKAVGGQLRLCSIRPDIYEVFAITRLNKLFDIRDDQEAALAGF, encoded by the coding sequence ATGTCTGCCGGACAACGCCGTATCGATATCGAAGAAATTGGGGATGTCACTGTCGCGAAATTTGTCGACAAGAAGATCCTTGATGAGAACAATATACAATTGATCGGCAATCAGTTGTTTGGGTTGGTGGAAGAAGATGGACGCAAGAAAATCGTCCTCGATTTTACCACCGTGGAGTATCTCTCCAGCGCGGCACTTGGAAAACTGATCACGATGGACAAGAAGGTCAAAGCAGTTGGCGGTCAGCTTCGTCTCTGCTCGATTCGTCCAGACATCTACGAAGTGTTCGCAATCACACGTTTGAACAAGCTGTTTGATATCCGCGACGATCAGGAAGCTGCACTCGCAGGATTCTAA
- a CDS encoding ATP-binding protein, with translation MADSFEFEVTIPSDTAKGHEVQEEILQRLQHGGFPEHDLFGVKLALEEGIVNAIKHGNGLDPSKNVSVHCSYDGERVIVEIEDEGPGFDPGDVPDPTADENLQKPSGRGLMLMKAFMTRVEFNDKGNRVILEKERSAE, from the coding sequence ATGGCTGACTCGTTCGAATTCGAAGTCACGATTCCCAGTGATACCGCCAAGGGGCATGAAGTCCAGGAAGAGATCCTGCAACGGCTTCAGCACGGGGGCTTTCCGGAGCATGACTTATTCGGAGTGAAGCTCGCGCTGGAAGAAGGGATCGTTAACGCGATCAAACACGGAAACGGGCTCGATCCGAGCAAGAATGTTTCCGTCCATTGCTCTTACGATGGCGAGCGAGTCATCGTCGAAATTGAAGATGAAGGCCCGGGCTTCGATCCGGGCGACGTTCCCGATCCAACCGCCGATGAAAACTTGCAAAAGCCAAGCGGTCGGGGATTGATGCTGATGAAGGCGTTCATGACTCGAGTCGAATTCAACGACAAGGGCAACCGGGTCATTCTCGAAAAAGAGCGCAGCGCTGAGTAG
- the lpdA gene encoding dihydrolipoyl dehydrogenase, whose amino-acid sequence MSKFDLVVIGAGPGGYVAAIRAAQLGKSVAIVEKERQLGGTCLRVGCIPSKALLESSHLYEHAGHGFASRGIKVSGLEIDLDAMMNQKQGVVDTLAGGIDGLMKKNKIERFFGHATLTGGSTVQIASDEKTEEITGEAILLATGSTPASLPGIDFDSQFVGSSTDAIAYEEVPKHLVVIGGGVIGLELGTVWRRLGSQVTVLEYLDRILPGMDNELAKDALRIFKKQGLEFHLGARVTGVSNDGKQATVTIDGQDPITCDKVLMAVGRRANTENLGLETAKVEVDKRGFVVVDQHYKTSAGNIYAIGDLIGGAMLAHKAEEEGLACVEQLYSGYGHVNYNAIPGVVYTDPEIASVGKTEEELKEAGIAYNKGMFPFIANGRAKASGTVDGKVKILAHKETDRILGAHIIGPHAGELIAECVVAIEFGASAEDIARSSHAHPTLSEVIKEAALAVDGRTIHM is encoded by the coding sequence ATGTCAAAATTTGATCTCGTCGTTATTGGAGCAGGCCCCGGAGGCTACGTCGCAGCAATTCGAGCCGCACAACTGGGCAAATCGGTCGCGATCGTCGAGAAAGAACGGCAACTGGGCGGCACCTGCCTGCGAGTCGGCTGCATTCCCAGCAAAGCCCTTCTTGAAAGTTCACATCTCTACGAACACGCCGGGCACGGCTTCGCTTCTCGCGGCATCAAAGTCTCCGGTCTTGAGATCGACCTCGATGCGATGATGAACCAGAAGCAAGGGGTTGTCGATACGCTCGCAGGCGGAATCGACGGCTTGATGAAGAAGAACAAGATCGAACGATTCTTCGGACACGCGACGCTCACCGGTGGCTCAACTGTCCAAATCGCCTCCGACGAGAAGACCGAAGAAATCACCGGCGAAGCAATCCTCCTCGCGACGGGTAGCACACCAGCATCACTTCCCGGAATCGATTTCGATAGCCAGTTCGTCGGCTCCAGCACCGATGCCATCGCTTACGAAGAAGTTCCAAAACATCTTGTCGTCATCGGCGGCGGAGTCATTGGACTCGAACTGGGGACGGTCTGGCGACGACTTGGGTCTCAAGTCACCGTGCTTGAATACCTGGATCGAATTCTTCCGGGCATGGACAATGAACTCGCCAAAGATGCTCTCCGCATCTTTAAGAAACAAGGACTTGAGTTTCACCTCGGAGCACGAGTTACAGGCGTCTCCAACGACGGCAAACAAGCGACAGTTACTATCGACGGACAAGATCCAATCACGTGCGACAAGGTCTTGATGGCTGTCGGCCGCAGAGCAAACACCGAGAATCTCGGCCTCGAAACTGCGAAGGTTGAAGTCGACAAACGCGGCTTTGTCGTTGTTGACCAACACTACAAAACTTCGGCTGGGAATATTTACGCGATTGGCGACCTGATCGGTGGAGCGATGCTCGCACACAAAGCTGAAGAAGAAGGATTGGCCTGCGTCGAACAGCTTTACTCCGGATACGGACACGTCAATTACAACGCCATTCCCGGGGTCGTTTACACCGATCCGGAAATCGCTTCCGTCGGAAAGACCGAAGAGGAACTGAAAGAAGCGGGAATTGCATACAACAAGGGCATGTTCCCATTCATCGCGAACGGTCGTGCCAAGGCGAGTGGCACTGTCGATGGAAAAGTCAAAATCCTGGCTCACAAGGAAACCGACAGAATTCTCGGAGCCCACATCATCGGCCCACACGCTGGCGAACTGATCGCTGAGTGCGTTGTGGCCATCGAATTCGGAGCCAGCGCGGAAGACATTGCTCGCAGCTCACACGCTCATCCGACGCTGAGCGAAGTCATCAAAGAAGCCGCACTGGCTGTCGATGGTCGCACAATTCACATGTAA
- a CDS encoding DUF1501 domain-containing protein: MHPSYLPTPEPFFSRREALLRSGTGFGALALASMLPTSSLKAGPALTSHIQPRAKSIIFLFMEGGPSHLDLFDPKPQLNKLAGSQLPAGYKKVITAMGEANSPLLGSQRKWKQHGESGIWTSDWIPHISSCVDDIAVIRSCWTNGINHSGGVCQMNTGTPLPGRPSLGSWVSYGLGTENQNLPGFVVMTDNPSQVTNGPRNWSAGFMPASYQGTKLDSGMEPIANLNNPKGISDRRQRMKLDLLNDMNTQHAARRESQTELEARIQSYELAFRMQANAPEAIDLESETNETQKLYGIDEKQTEAFGRNCLLARRLVEQGVRFIQLYHGAGSKWDAHSAIENNHTRMCRQMDKPVAGLIHDLKRRGLLDETLVLWGGEFGRTPMSEKGDGRDHNPTGFTMFMAGGGVAGGQTIGATDDLGFHAVENRLHVHDLHATILYLMGIDHMALTYLHKGRPERPTQNEGDAYRLITGRTQA, translated from the coding sequence ATGCATCCCAGCTACTTGCCAACTCCGGAGCCATTCTTCAGCCGACGCGAGGCACTTCTCCGCTCGGGGACCGGGTTTGGAGCACTGGCACTGGCGTCGATGTTGCCAACGTCATCGCTGAAAGCTGGTCCAGCCCTAACCTCTCACATCCAACCGCGAGCCAAGAGCATTATCTTCCTCTTCATGGAAGGGGGACCAAGCCATCTCGACCTGTTCGATCCAAAACCGCAATTGAACAAGCTGGCCGGGTCTCAATTGCCAGCTGGATACAAAAAGGTTATCACAGCGATGGGAGAAGCGAACTCGCCCCTGCTGGGTTCGCAGCGGAAATGGAAACAACACGGCGAATCGGGAATCTGGACCTCCGATTGGATTCCTCATATCTCATCATGTGTCGACGACATCGCTGTCATCCGATCGTGCTGGACAAATGGCATTAATCACTCCGGTGGAGTCTGCCAGATGAATACCGGCACGCCTCTTCCAGGACGACCATCTCTCGGGTCCTGGGTCTCATACGGACTTGGCACAGAAAACCAGAATCTTCCGGGATTCGTCGTGATGACCGACAATCCATCCCAGGTTACGAACGGGCCTCGCAACTGGAGCGCTGGCTTCATGCCTGCCAGCTATCAGGGAACCAAACTCGATTCCGGAATGGAACCGATTGCGAATCTCAACAATCCCAAAGGAATCAGTGATCGACGTCAGAGGATGAAACTCGATCTGCTGAACGACATGAATACGCAGCATGCTGCTCGTCGGGAATCTCAGACCGAACTCGAAGCTCGAATTCAGAGCTATGAGCTGGCGTTTCGAATGCAAGCCAATGCCCCGGAAGCAATCGATCTCGAATCAGAAACTAACGAGACGCAGAAGCTCTACGGAATCGATGAAAAACAGACCGAAGCCTTCGGTCGCAACTGCCTGCTCGCACGGCGACTAGTCGAGCAAGGAGTCCGATTCATCCAGCTTTATCACGGAGCTGGCAGCAAGTGGGACGCCCATTCAGCGATTGAAAACAATCACACTCGTATGTGTCGGCAAATGGACAAACCGGTCGCAGGTCTCATTCACGATTTAAAGCGACGGGGATTGCTGGACGAGACTCTCGTGCTGTGGGGTGGTGAATTCGGAAGAACTCCGATGAGCGAAAAAGGTGATGGCCGTGACCACAATCCAACGGGCTTCACAATGTTCATGGCGGGCGGCGGAGTAGCGGGCGGTCAAACGATCGGAGCGACTGATGACCTCGGATTTCACGCGGTCGAAAATCGCCTGCACGTTCATGACCTCCACGCCACGATCCTGTACCTGATGGGCATTGACCATATGGCTCTGACATACCTTCACAAGGGCCGACCTGAACGGCCGACCCAGAATGAAGGAGATGCCTACCGGCTGATCACCGGTCGAACACAAGCGTGA
- a CDS encoding STAS domain-containing protein: MNNPLDGSKFFHVYKTGRLTIIGFDGRHLQQFGSSQEICGELLHLVEHHDCEVLVVDMMEVPIVSSWVLGILAAVQRNGIDIELYHPSDELREVLRVTNLAQCLHVREGFGPA, translated from the coding sequence ATGAACAATCCACTCGACGGCAGCAAGTTTTTTCACGTCTACAAGACGGGTCGACTGACAATCATTGGTTTCGATGGTCGTCATCTCCAGCAGTTTGGAAGTTCACAAGAGATCTGCGGAGAGCTTCTTCACCTGGTCGAACATCATGACTGCGAAGTTCTGGTTGTGGATATGATGGAAGTTCCCATTGTGTCGAGCTGGGTTCTCGGCATCCTGGCAGCGGTCCAGCGAAACGGGATCGACATCGAATTGTATCATCCCTCGGACGAGCTGCGGGAAGTCCTCCGTGTGACAAATCTGGCCCAGTGTCTCCACGTTCGAGAGGGATTTGGCCCCGCTTAA
- a CDS encoding aminotransferase class I/II-fold pyridoxal phosphate-dependent enzyme: MVNIRSENQDAECLRVLGEALHHLKVGFSDLPVTSEKQDPESLSGILNEVAERMRDNFPYQHPFYLGQMLKPPHPVASMAYALAMAINPNNHAMDGGRASSQMEKEAVRQIARMVGWESALGHLCGGGTVANLEALWVSREVNHHAPVFASSQAHYTHGRCCQLLGVPFHSVPCDRSGRMDFRQLEQMLEGTPHSTVVVTLGTTGLGVVDPLDQVLKLRDRFGCRIHVDAAYGGYFRLAKNLHPTTQRQFSLIEEADSIVIDPHKHGLQPYGCGCVLFRDPAVARVYKHDSPYTYFTSDDLHLGEISFECSRPGASAVALWATLQRFPLDIDGEFAKGLEASRTAARSLSDWIDQSPEFVRVVDPDLDIVVWSVSAKSASESSELAERFFHEAAKRDLHLAMLQVPQSLAAEAQPDLEWDRETLVCLRACLMKPEHLDWMPRILEVMESCTRDLLRSRIQ; this comes from the coding sequence ATGGTCAATATTCGTTCTGAAAATCAAGACGCGGAATGTCTGCGTGTTCTCGGTGAAGCACTACATCACTTGAAAGTCGGATTCAGTGATCTTCCCGTAACTTCGGAGAAGCAAGACCCAGAATCACTTTCAGGAATCTTGAATGAAGTTGCCGAGCGAATGAGGGATAACTTCCCGTATCAACATCCGTTCTATCTGGGACAAATGTTAAAGCCGCCGCATCCCGTAGCGAGCATGGCCTATGCTCTGGCGATGGCGATCAATCCCAACAACCATGCGATGGACGGAGGGCGTGCCAGTTCCCAGATGGAGAAAGAAGCCGTTCGCCAAATTGCCCGAATGGTGGGTTGGGAATCGGCGCTGGGCCATCTCTGTGGAGGCGGGACTGTTGCCAATCTTGAAGCGTTGTGGGTCTCTCGCGAAGTAAATCACCATGCTCCGGTCTTTGCATCGAGCCAGGCTCACTACACACATGGGAGATGCTGTCAGCTTCTCGGAGTTCCGTTTCACTCCGTTCCCTGTGATCGATCCGGTCGAATGGACTTTCGCCAGTTGGAACAAATGCTGGAGGGAACTCCTCACTCAACAGTTGTCGTGACGCTCGGGACGACAGGGTTGGGAGTCGTCGATCCGCTTGATCAAGTACTCAAGCTGCGGGATCGGTTTGGCTGCCGGATTCATGTAGACGCTGCGTATGGTGGATACTTTCGCTTAGCGAAGAACCTTCATCCGACAACGCAGCGCCAATTCAGTTTGATCGAGGAAGCAGACTCGATTGTCATCGATCCTCACAAGCACGGACTCCAACCCTACGGGTGCGGGTGCGTGCTGTTTCGTGATCCTGCAGTTGCACGAGTTTACAAGCACGACTCACCGTACACGTATTTCACGTCTGATGATCTTCACCTCGGTGAGATCTCGTTTGAGTGCTCACGTCCGGGAGCTTCCGCAGTCGCTTTATGGGCGACGCTCCAAAGGTTTCCGCTCGATATTGATGGGGAATTCGCGAAGGGATTGGAAGCGAGTCGAACAGCAGCTCGATCACTCTCCGACTGGATTGATCAATCCCCCGAATTCGTCCGTGTCGTTGATCCCGATCTCGACATCGTCGTTTGGTCTGTGTCCGCAAAGTCAGCTTCGGAATCGTCTGAACTTGCCGAGCGATTCTTCCATGAAGCAGCGAAGCGAGACCTCCACCTCGCAATGTTGCAAGTTCCGCAGTCTCTCGCTGCTGAAGCTCAGCCTGACCTCGAATGGGATCGCGAGACACTCGTCTGTCTCCGAGCCTGCCTCATGAAGCCTGAACACCTGGACTGGATGCCGCGCATTCTTGAGGTCATGGAATCATGCACGCGAGACCTCTTGCGAAGTCGCATTCAGTGA
- a CDS encoding PQQ-binding-like beta-propeller repeat protein, producing the protein MKSFTLLALTLTCLVPVLAEGAEVSSKRHQVVAADKGQIVRFNKGGKAVWKCDKVRSVHRIQQLENGNLIVQQGWGKIVEIDPSGEVVWEYDAANSNGNEGKKLEVHAFQRLENGNTMIVENGIGRVIEIDPSGKIVHQFNYKVKELHPHRDVRQAHKLSNGNYLVCHEADGRVTEYNADGKIVWNYDVPLFGKEPANGHGPEAFGNQVFNALRLPNGNTLIATGNGHSVLEVTPEKEIVWEIHQNDLPGITLAWVTSLEVLPNGNIIIGNCHAGPENPQLIEVNRDKEVVWTFRDFEDLGNSTAASATVGKIGKVLR; encoded by the coding sequence ATGAAATCATTCACGCTGCTCGCATTAACTCTGACTTGCCTCGTCCCTGTATTGGCTGAGGGCGCAGAGGTTTCCTCAAAACGACATCAAGTCGTCGCTGCCGACAAGGGGCAGATTGTCCGCTTCAATAAAGGTGGCAAAGCAGTTTGGAAGTGCGACAAGGTTCGATCCGTTCATCGCATTCAGCAACTCGAAAATGGAAACCTGATCGTCCAGCAAGGATGGGGAAAGATCGTTGAGATTGATCCATCAGGCGAAGTTGTCTGGGAATACGATGCTGCCAACAGCAATGGAAACGAAGGCAAGAAGCTGGAAGTTCACGCGTTCCAACGTCTCGAGAATGGCAACACGATGATCGTGGAAAACGGGATTGGGCGAGTGATCGAAATTGATCCGAGCGGAAAGATTGTTCATCAATTCAATTACAAGGTGAAAGAACTTCACCCTCATCGCGATGTTCGACAAGCTCACAAACTGAGCAATGGAAACTATCTCGTCTGCCATGAAGCTGACGGGCGAGTCACAGAGTACAACGCCGATGGAAAGATCGTCTGGAATTACGATGTTCCGCTCTTTGGAAAAGAGCCAGCGAACGGTCACGGTCCCGAAGCCTTCGGAAATCAGGTGTTCAACGCATTGCGACTTCCGAACGGGAACACTCTCATCGCAACGGGGAATGGACACAGTGTGCTGGAAGTGACTCCTGAGAAAGAAATTGTCTGGGAGATTCACCAGAACGATCTGCCGGGCATTACTCTCGCCTGGGTGACTTCTCTGGAAGTCCTTCCAAACGGAAACATCATCATTGGAAATTGTCATGCTGGCCCAGAGAATCCGCAGCTGATCGAAGTCAATCGAGACAAAGAAGTCGTCTGGACATTTCGCGACTTCGAAGACCTCGGGAATTCGACCGCGGCATCAGCCACAGTTGGCAAGATTGGAAAAGTGCTTCGCTAG
- a CDS encoding polynucleotide kinase-phosphatase has protein sequence MTINIPKLSLVVLIGPSGSGKSTFARKHFLPTEVLSSDYCRGLVSDDENNQAATNDAFDVLHYIAAKRLTRGLLTVIDATNVQPEARRPLVQLARKQHCLPVAIVLNPPEKVCHERNRDRDDRQFGPHVIRQQRSQLRRSIKKLKREGFRHIFAMDSVEEIDSATIERVPLWNDRRDELGPFDIIGDVHGCCEELKELLQQLGYRCESHQPQNNPSFGSSWYAHPTRKAVFVGDLCDRGPDVVGTYQTVMNMVKMGAGICVPGNHDMKLLRKLQGKNPQLTHGFAETIEQIEALPEAARTYFCTELTEFLDSLVSHYVFDNGKLVVAHAGLKEEYQGRSSGKVREFCLYGDTTGETDEFGMPVRFNWAADYRGSAMVAYGHTPVAEPEWLNQTVNIDTGCVFGGKLTALRYPEKEFVSVPAKQTYCEPSRPFLTYDREDTLSSQQLHDDILDVEDVLGKRIISTRLRRTVTIREENATAALEVMSRYAANPKWLIYLPPTMSPSEASNEPGLLEHPAEAFSYYRSQGASKVVCEEKHMGSRAVVVVCRDEDAARTRFGVTEGEAGIVYTRTGRRFFNDTDLESMFLDRLRTAMTNSGFWEQFETSWACLDCELMPWSAKAQELLRSQYAAVGAAGSASLPEAITVLEQAAARMHGADESKTTEVLNRLRGRSHSIEKFTSAYRQYCWTVNSLSDLKLAPFHLLATEGKVHIDQDHAWHMQTLAKVCQEDTDLLLETAFQVIDLTDLDSIATGIDWWTNLTARGGEGMVVKPNEWIVRGRKGLAQPAIKCRGKEYLRIIYSPDYDSEENLPRLRNRNLGRKRSLALREFALGIEALERFVQKGQLRRVHECVFGVLALESEPVDPRL, from the coding sequence ATGACGATCAATATCCCAAAACTCTCACTTGTCGTCCTCATCGGCCCCAGCGGTTCGGGGAAGAGCACCTTCGCGCGGAAGCACTTTCTACCGACCGAGGTACTGTCGTCCGACTATTGTCGCGGACTCGTCAGCGACGACGAGAATAATCAAGCTGCGACAAATGATGCTTTCGATGTGCTTCACTACATTGCAGCCAAACGTCTGACTCGAGGTCTTCTAACTGTTATCGATGCCACCAACGTTCAACCGGAAGCACGCCGACCACTCGTTCAGCTGGCCAGGAAACAGCACTGCCTGCCCGTTGCGATTGTGTTAAATCCTCCAGAAAAGGTGTGTCACGAACGAAACCGAGACCGTGATGATCGACAATTCGGCCCGCATGTTATCCGACAACAGCGATCACAACTGAGGCGTTCTATTAAGAAACTAAAGCGAGAAGGCTTTCGACATATTTTCGCAATGGATTCCGTCGAAGAGATCGATTCGGCGACTATCGAGCGAGTTCCGCTTTGGAATGACAGACGGGACGAACTCGGACCGTTTGACATCATCGGAGACGTTCACGGATGCTGCGAAGAATTGAAAGAGTTATTGCAGCAGTTGGGCTACCGATGTGAATCTCATCAACCACAAAACAACCCGAGTTTTGGTTCAAGTTGGTACGCACATCCAACGAGAAAGGCAGTTTTCGTCGGTGACCTGTGTGACCGCGGGCCAGATGTTGTCGGGACGTATCAGACCGTCATGAACATGGTCAAAATGGGAGCTGGAATCTGTGTTCCGGGCAACCATGACATGAAGCTGCTGCGCAAGTTGCAGGGTAAGAACCCACAACTGACACACGGCTTCGCAGAAACAATCGAACAGATCGAGGCTCTTCCCGAAGCAGCAAGAACTTATTTCTGCACGGAGTTGACCGAGTTTCTCGACAGCCTCGTGAGTCACTACGTTTTCGACAACGGCAAGCTTGTTGTTGCTCACGCTGGCCTCAAGGAGGAATATCAAGGTCGCAGTAGCGGCAAAGTTCGTGAATTCTGCCTATATGGAGACACAACCGGAGAGACCGACGAATTTGGAATGCCGGTGCGATTCAACTGGGCTGCCGACTATCGCGGCTCGGCAATGGTCGCCTATGGTCACACCCCAGTCGCTGAACCGGAGTGGCTCAATCAAACGGTAAATATTGACACAGGCTGCGTCTTCGGTGGGAAACTCACTGCCCTTCGCTACCCGGAAAAAGAGTTCGTCTCAGTTCCGGCAAAGCAGACCTATTGCGAACCATCGCGACCATTCCTCACGTATGACAGAGAAGACACACTGTCCTCTCAGCAATTGCACGATGACATTCTCGATGTGGAAGATGTCCTCGGGAAGCGGATCATTTCGACTCGACTTCGACGAACCGTAACCATCCGCGAGGAGAATGCCACTGCAGCCCTGGAGGTCATGAGCCGATATGCTGCCAATCCGAAATGGTTAATTTACTTGCCTCCCACGATGTCTCCGTCAGAAGCCTCGAACGAACCAGGATTGCTGGAACACCCCGCCGAAGCGTTCTCGTACTATCGAAGCCAGGGGGCTTCGAAGGTCGTATGTGAAGAGAAACACATGGGATCAAGAGCCGTCGTTGTAGTGTGTCGAGACGAGGATGCCGCCCGAACGCGCTTTGGTGTGACCGAAGGTGAGGCAGGCATCGTCTACACCCGCACAGGCAGACGCTTCTTCAACGACACCGACCTGGAATCGATGTTTCTTGACCGACTGCGGACAGCCATGACGAACTCCGGATTTTGGGAGCAGTTCGAAACATCGTGGGCCTGCCTTGACTGCGAACTGATGCCGTGGTCTGCCAAGGCTCAAGAGCTACTCCGTTCACAATACGCCGCGGTCGGAGCAGCGGGAAGTGCCTCTTTGCCGGAAGCCATCACCGTTCTCGAACAAGCCGCAGCCCGAATGCACGGAGCCGACGAATCGAAGACGACCGAAGTCCTGAATCGCCTTCGTGGTCGCAGCCACAGCATCGAAAAATTCACTTCTGCCTACCGTCAATACTGCTGGACCGTCAACTCCCTCAGCGACTTAAAACTTGCTCCCTTCCACCTGCTGGCGACTGAAGGAAAAGTTCACATCGATCAGGACCATGCTTGGCACATGCAGACACTCGCGAAAGTCTGCCAAGAAGATACTGACCTCTTGCTGGAAACGGCTTTCCAAGTCATCGATCTCACCGACCTCGACAGCATCGCAACCGGAATCGACTGGTGGACGAACCTCACCGCACGAGGCGGCGAAGGAATGGTCGTCAAACCGAACGAATGGATCGTGCGCGGAAGGAAGGGGCTCGCACAGCCCGCCATCAAATGTCGTGGAAAGGAATACCTGAGAATCATCTACAGCCCCGACTACGACTCCGAAGAAAATCTGCCTCGTCTGAGAAACCGAAACCTTGGTCGTAAACGGTCGCTGGCCCTTCGCGAGTTTGCCCTCGGCATTGAAGCACTAGAACGGTTCGTCCAAAAGGGACAACTTCGAAGAGTCCACGAATGCGTCTTCGGCGTGCTGGCTCTAGAAAGCGAGCCAGTCGACCCAAGACTATAG